The Nomascus leucogenys isolate Asia chromosome 4, Asia_NLE_v1, whole genome shotgun sequence genome includes the window GTGACTCGTGATGTACTGTTTCTCTGATGAGGTAGACAGAAGAGGTGGGGTACCACTGTGGTGACATAGTATCACCAGGTAGCTGGAGGCAAGTTCCAAAGTGCCCAAAACAGaagttgattttaattttcattaactcGAGAAAACAAAGAAGTAGCTTTAGTAAAAAAGGGTATTGTGTCATCACACTACTCTCATGGGGATGCCTTTTGGTGATTTTCACTGCTTTGTTTCTTTCAGTGTTTCAATGCATCAAAGCTACTGACATCTCATGGCATGGGCATCCAGGTTCCGCTGAATGCAACCGAGTTCAACTATCTCTGTCCAGCCATCATCAACCAAATTGATGCTAGATCTTGTCTGATTCATACAAGTGAAAAGAAGGCTGAAATCCCTCCAAAGACCTATTCATTACAAATAGGTAAAATTGCCTTATTTATGTAAAAACAATTTCAGtagattcatttatgttgtacTTTTCCTTAGATTTGCATCAGCCTATTTGTTTTCCAGTACAATTCTGAATATGTCATCTTAGTTGTTCTTTGCCTTGAATGTGAAGAAAGCAAGGAAGAGTGTTAGCcctgccctttaaaaaaaaacccagaaaataaaatttcaattaggACTTCTCTGGGTTCATCCTACAAGAAGGTGTCAGGATCACCTGAAATTTGGGATTTTTATATCATGTCACACTGTTTGGAAAGAGGTCTTGGGTTCATTTATGCTGCTTAGAAACCTAATACTGATACATTCTTATTGATAGGTGAAGCTAGCATAGGCTGCTATAGCGTAGGGTTGCATTGCTCAAAAATAATGAGGAAGGAATCACTGCTTTGTTTCCTGAGGACATTACTGAATTCctggtttcttcctcttcttttctttattttcttttccttttttataaaaaaaaaaattcttttataatttagCTCTTATGGGAGTCTGAAAGCTCAGTTCCTAAGTGAGCTACAGTTCATCCTtggtaaccatttttttttcctccttcaccCCGACCTGAAGAATTTCCCATTAGAGCTATGCTCCTTACCTGGAGAGTTCTTAAGTACCAGTCAAGTTGTTCATTTGAGCCAACAACAGATTTCTTGGTTATTGTGCTATTGCAACAGTAGGTCCTATTTGCATTGAGTTTGTGTGTTTTTAGCTTCTCTCCTTTTATGTGTTGCTCTATGCTACTCTCCAAAAGTCTTTCTTGTAAAGTTTATTagttgtataatttttctttgttctgttttgttttgtttgacagcCTGGGTTGGTGGTTTTATAGCCATTTCTATCATCAGTTTCTTGTCTCTGCTGGGGGTTATCTTAGTGCCTCTCATGAATCGGgtgtttttcaaatttctccTGAGTTTCCTTGTGGCACTGGCCGTTGGGACTTTGAGTGGTGATGCTTTTTTACACCTTCTTCCACATGTAAGTATAGTAATTTGTCCTGTTAGTGTTTGATTATtcaacattgaaaaaataatatgttttggtTTATACTAgaattttttgtataaaatgttagaaatttGGTTTagaaaagcttattttaaaatatatttggtaaGTGAAAGCTGTATTTTTCTGCTCGATCTTAATACATTTGTgaattttgctttccttttacAAAACACAGActaatttaactttttgaaacccacttaataaaaagagacaaattctGCCTGGCTATTAGTACTGTGATGGACTGCAGCAATGTGAGTTATCTGCTTTATCTGTTAGTGTAATtgccaagaaataaaatatgtgaccCTTTATATACCCAAGAAACTTGGAGGTTTTCTTCAGAGTTGAATGTTTATGTATTTAGAGATTTACACTTCATGACACATAAAACAAGTTTGGTAAAGTGAATTTACTTTTCCGTCAGGTATTTGGAATAGATGCTCAgttaaaaaaatgcatgtttcATTCTTTAAATTCCCATTAAAGGTTTTCGAGTATGTGGGAAAAGGAAATCACACCATGCCTAGAGCACTACAAATCTCACGTTCCATTCAGTAGTGAAAGAAAACTATGTTGCTCTGACAAGCTCTTGGACCACCAGATGGCAGACATTCGGGAATACCTACTGATAGAAAGTGGCATGTGTATGGGGTGTACTCTGTGACCCCCCAGTCTCTTAGTGTGTTCCACACCCGATTCCCTAATGTGCAATAGCAGTAGTTACTACTCCACTCAGCTACAGGCTGCTAGGGCAGTGCACCTGGATCTCGGGTACATGCCAggacccaacacacacacactaggctTCTTACGATACTAGTCTGATGACATTGGTATGGGCTTTTCAGTTGGGAAAATAGGCAGTAGAAACTGTGCACATTAAGTCTAGTATTCCTCTTATTTGTGGCCATGGTAATTTGTCAAGCATTGAAAATGCTCACTATTTATGTATTGTGAGGGTCACTGGGAATGTATCTGAAGTACATGACATGCATTAAGTTCTAGATAGCTAGCTGCTCattggtcattttatttttaatgtcctaAACTTCACCTCATCTCTGAAGTATCTGAATAATTGCATAACTGAATGATTTCAATTTTGACCTTACCTAGCCAACTTTCTGACTCGTTGTGTGAAACTGgtgaatttataaataacaaattattttgccTTCAGTCTCATGCGAGTCACCACCATAGTCATAGCCATGAAGAACCAGCAATGGAAATGAAAAGAGGACCACTTTTCAGTCATCTGTCTTCTCAAAATATAGAAGAAAGTGCCTATTTTGATTCCACATGGAAGGGTCTAACAGCTCTAGGAGGCCTGTATTTCATGTTTCTTGTTGAACATGTCCTCACATTGATCAAACAATTTAAAGATAAgaagaaaaaggtaagaaaaagtaTACCGAGTACTTACTATGCTTCAGACATTTATTTATAGTAGTACTGTAACTAGATTGTTAGACTAGCATGCCCAGGTTGTATGAGCTTTATCTGAGAGGGAGTTCAGTACCCTTGAAGTACTTTTTGGTCCCAGAGATATTTATGCGGAGCATTTCTATATCTTAATAGCTCTGAAGTTTTCTATCTTTGCTATTCTTTTGAAACTCATGACAGGGTAAGAAAGGCAAGGATGAACACCTGTATAAGTGACCAGACAAGGTACCAGCAGGGCCTTGAAGACCAGAAGCAtcgtatatacatgcatacactaTCAATATTTATTAGTAGTCATGATTAACTAATGTCATTAATTTCCAATTAGTCACCCAGTAGCTAAATgtgctgttttcttttaaagggtATGTGACTTTTACACACTTGCCCTTTGCAAATTGGATCAGAAATGGTATGAAATCAAACAATAGGCTCTTTCTTTCTGGCCAAAAAAAACCCTTTTGAGTCGCCTATGGTAATTTGCCACTTTCGATATGATCAAGCAAGTCATTCAGAAGACTGTCAGGAGACTCTTAAAAATGATGTGCGTCAGGtggggtggttcatgcctgtaatcccagcactttgggaggccaaggcaggcagatcacttaaggccaggagttcgagaccagcctggccaacatggcaaaaccccatctgtactacaaatacaaaaattaaccaggtgagatggcgcatgcctgtaatctcagctacttgggaggctgaggcacaagaattgcttgaacctgggaggcggaggctgcagtgagctgagattataccactgcactccagcctgggcaatagcgagactctgtctcaaaaaaaaaagaaaagaaaagaaaagtgatgtGTTCACATCTCAACATTTTAATCTAACCTAATACATCTGTACACTCATATTCAGGTCATTTGATATTGACCAGGATTTTCTTCAAGTTGGAGTTCCGTATtctgtatcatttctttttttctttatcagccATGCTGCTTCATCTATGATTTCCAATTTTGGTCTCTCTAAAATTGAACAAGAGATTACACACTTAAAGCTATTCTGAATGTAGAATCTAggttttggaaattaaaaaaaaatttattcagtgGTAGCCTTACGTAATTTGATATCTTTTTTTAGCACCTTGCCTTTGAATCTTCCAAGTATTCAGCTTTTGTGTTCACGGAATTAAGTATCCcccaccaggcatggtggctcatgcctatgatcctagcacattgggaggctgaagcagcaggattgcttgaggccaggagtttgagagcagcctgggcaacatagcaagacactatCTTTACCCCCAAAAAAAGAAGTAACTCATTACTATCATTTCATAGTTTGAGCAATGTGTAATTAAATTGTGCAGTTACAGTAATAAGCATAACTGGCATGAAGAGGTTTCAAAACTAACACAGTTGATTCTTGCTGAGCATAGAGCTCACTGTGGGAAACAAATGTGCGTGTAAACAGGAGAGTGTTTACATACTAGGAGTACTTGCTCTTAGCGATTTTACATtcaccaaaatctcaaaaatttTGAACCCTCTCTTTAGTGGACCTAAATATAGAGGGaagaagtaaaataagaataGCTTATTTATTCTTAATCAAGGAAGTCATCTTCTGTGTTGCCCATTGACCCAATTGCTTCCCTTGGACTGTTTCTTAATGTTATTGAATAGTTtctaatctcatttaattatctcaaaaagaaaaaaaaaagctactcaTTATGTGGTGAGTACTGGGAGCTCTTCAGGCATTTTTTACTTAGAATTTTCCTTAAGAGAGCCATCTTGCACCCCTGGGAGATCCCATATATCATAGTTTTAGGTTATCTGCCATATATGGACTAGTTTATTCCTACTTCTTAATTGCAGACTTAAGTCTTCTGCAAttattcttacatttaaaaaaaaaaaagatcaattttCATTCTGGGAGACTTGGggatgggttgtttttttctttttttaactgtaCGTCTGGGTCAAaatgtcataatttatttaacattctcATTTCAATTTCGTTTCCAAATTTTACCTAaatacagcttttcttttttttttctcattttttaagaaaacaagatcttttttaagagacaggatcttcctctgttgcccaggttagagtgcagtggcatgatcatagctcatttgCTTCAAATTCCTGgatttaagcaatcctcccacctcagcctcccaagtaactgagactacgggctcgtgccaccatgcccagctaaggaTAGCTTTTCTTTAACTTAGCACTCTTTAACCTAGGACTCCAAGAAATAGGCCCTCTGTTATCTGacatagaataattttttcttttttaactctaGGTTATAACTAGATTATTAGTGAGTTGTAAAATCAATCTGTATGTCATAAccagtatttttaaatgcaacaataatattatatatatgactattttacattacatatattaatgtGGGTTATAGTCAGAGTAGTTTGATGCACTCTGCTTTAAAATAGTatctactagaatgtaagctcttaAAAGCCAGGATCTCTCTGTCTTGTTTACAGCTCTGTCTCCAACGTGGAGAATAGTGTCTGGTACATAATAGATGGTAGTAAATATTGAACGTTTAAGGAGCATGAAACAGAAAGATGAAGACTTCCCATAGGAGTTTtgcaaatattacatgttctcttctctttttggAATATGCTGAGTTTATCTTTTGTTAAAGGCATCCAGATATTAAAGTTActtacttaataatttttaatctaattctctcaaaaagaaaaatactactcATTATATTGTGAATATGGGGAGTTCTTCAAGCTCATAACAGGGCATTTTACTTAGGATTTTTCTTAAGAGATCCATCCTGCATCCCTGGGAGATTCTGTATATCATATTTTTAGGTTACAGGCCTTCTGCTACTTAAGGTTAACCTTCTGCTAGTGAAGATTATTGTTCATGCTGAAAACTAGAGAATCATCTCTGATATCCCCCTCATCCCCACATCAAACcaagttttaataaatatgtcCATGgtctctccattcctctccatctTTCTTGCAGTCATTCTAGTCCAAGCCATGGTTATCATCCACCTGAGTGACAGTTACTGCCTCCTAATAGGAGCCTGTccacattattttgttttcctccttttcccaATCTAGATTTCACAGAGCGGGCACTGatttgtttaaatgaaaatatgatgAGGTTGCACACCACTACTTAAAATCCTTCTTCCAGTGGCTCCATTAGTTTTTGGACAAAGCCCACTATTCTCAACAGAGTTCTATTGTCTGATCTCCTTtagctgcctcagcctcatctCTGGCCACCCCCTCTGACCTAGTAGGCCCCAGCCACCTTGTACTTCTTTGAGTTCCAGAACAGTGCTGGCCCCTTCCTGGTGCTACTCCCTGCCTGGAATGCTGCCTCCCCAACCTTCCCCACCAAATTCCTGCCTATCTTGGTATAAGTTATATATTAGGTCTTGGTATAAGTTATATTTTTTCAGTGGCCACCTGGAAATTATTGAGGTCATGTTATTATACATTCTTAATTGCACTCTGTTCTTTTCTATTGtaaaatgtatcaaaaattaTAGTCAAAGAAGTATATAATCATTACCTGTGTAAAACCCCTCCCCCTGTGGATAGTAAGCTCCATAAGAACAGAGACTGTGCGGCTTATTTTGTGTTCTACTCCCAGCATTTAGCAAAGGGAACATTGTGGGCCCTTAATACTTATGGAATGAAAGAACTGGTTAAACTATACATTCTAGAACAATTGCCCAATGAGAAATAAAGCACCAGCATAAATGATTTAAGATACCctgagttcatttatttttacaaatatttaagtaCTTTCTCTGATTGAGGCATTATATTCAGGATAAGTGtaaagatttgtgtgtgtgtttgccttttttttttttttttttttttttttttgagatggagtctcgctctgtcgcccaggctggagtgcagtggcgtgatctcggctcactgcaagctccgcctcctgggttcacgccattctcctgcctcagcctcccgggtagctgggactacaggcacccgccaacacacccggctaattttttatatttttagtagagacggggtttcactgtgttagccaggatggtctcgatctcctgacctcgtgatccgcccgccttggcctcccaaagtgctgggattacagacgtgagccaccgtgcccggccgtgttTGCCTTTAAAAGCTCTTAAAACTTAAGAATGTATAGACACTTGATATGCTATTAGAGCTTGAATGAAATCTTAGGTATGGTGGTGATCATCATATTCAAAGGTACTGCACATAAGAAATCTGTTACTTATgtgataacttttattttaaatgttctgtatAAGTAGATGATACACAGACACCATTGTTCAAACAGTGACCTTTACACAACATAAAGGCTGCTTGGACTTAGGGACAATATCTCTGGTATGGTATTTGGGATGGTTAAAAAGCCCAGTGACGAATTGAAGATTAATAGAGgcttgttttaaaagagaaatcatGTTAATGGtgttttattaaagaaaagtgTTTTAATAACTAAAAAACGATAGTTTTAGGTTATAAAAAGTATGGGAAGTTTGGGGTTTCAGTGTGCAGAAGAGGCATGGAGGAAGCCAGGCAGGTGGTTACCAGATCACTAGATGCCTGAAGGAAATGCCCctagctgggttttttttgttgttttttgagacagcgtctccctctgtcacctaggctggagtgcggtggcacgatcttggctcactgcaacctctgcctcccgagttcaagcgattcttgtgcctcagcttcccgagtagctgggaatacaggccccccaaagtgctgcaattacaggcgtgagctgccgcacccggccaggagtatgcatttctgacaagttcccaGGAGATATTGTGGTGCCTGTGTGGGACCATACTTAGAGTAGATGACTGTGGGGGCATTCTGTGTGTTTTGCTTACCTGGTTATTGATTGAAAGCTGTACATATAAACAAATTACTGTTTTAAAGTATTGTTTTCCCTCACTATTTTAGAATCAGAAGAAACctgaaaatgatgatgatgtgGAGATTAAGAAGCAGTTGTCCAAGTATGAATCTCAACTTTCAACAAATGAGGAGAAAGTAGATACAGATGATCGTAAGTTCTTATGCATAAATTTTAGGGCTGGAGGGAGTTCATTGCTGTATGATTTGCAGGCAACTTGGACTATCTGGAAGAAATGGGACCATGtcctttggttttggttttttcaatatcttgtactttttaaaaaattgccagtGAGTacattgtttttgtatatttacatttatttttttctgtaactttttattttgaagtaaattcaTTTTCATAGAAAAGTTTAAGAATCGTAAAAGAATTCCTGTATCCCATTCACTCATATTCCCCAGTTATtttaccacactgtctttctcACTGTCTTTCTCTAgctctgtctacacacacacctttttctttaattttttagtgaCTAAGGGGCCAGCtacacacactttttttctaaaccatttgagagtaagttaTAGACATGATGTTTCTTTACTCCTAAATACTTATGTTTCCTAGGAAAATGGACATTCATATAACCAGAGTTTAATTATTAAATCAGGAAATTTATACTGATACAGTGCCATTCTCTGTAGACGTTATTCTTCCAAATGCCTTAATAGTGCTTTTTACTCCAacactcccccaacccccaccacaaTATTGTTCCAGAGCACAATTCAGGATCAAATATTGCATTTAGTTGCCTCTAATTTGGGGTTTGTTTAGTGTTTTTGCATGATTAGGTTGATCAGTTTTGGCAGGAATACCACAAAATGGTACTTGTCCTTTTCTGTGACATGGTGTGCCACCTGATATGATTCTTTGTCACTTATTGGTGGTGTTAATTTTGATGACTTGCCTAAGGTTGTATCTACCATGTTTCTCCTGTTTTTCCTGAAACTTGGCTGTTTGCTTGGCATATGTTGTCAGACAGAGTTAAGATTCGTATTTTCAACCCAGCTCCTTGCCATGATCTTCAAGGTCCCGCTGAGCCCACCACTCTCCCGCATTgttcactgtgctccagccccaCTGGCCCTCTTTTCACGCTGGGAGCACATAAGGCTTGTCTCCGGGCCATGCACTCACTATTCCTTGTACTTGGAATACCATTCTCTGAGACCATTACATGCATTCCTCCTCTTGTTGTGCAGGTCTCAAATCAGGTATCTCCTTTAGAGGCCTTCCCTGAGCACCCAACgacaacaggcatgagccactgtgcctagaccacactgttttgatatatggttgttgtttttttttgagacgcagtctcactctgttgcccaggctggagtgcagtgtgtgatctcagctcactgcaagctccgcctcccggggttcatgccattctcctgcctcagcctcccgagtagctgggactacaggcgcccgccaccacgcccggctattttttttgtatttttagtacagatggggtttcaccgtgttagccaggatggtctcgatctcctgacgttgtgatccgcccacctctgcctcccaaagtgctgggattacaggtgtgagccaccgcacccagccccctcttcagttttttaaatggaCTCCAGTGAAATGTGTAATGATGGGGAGGAAATACCTGCCCTAGAAATGGACTGCAGTGTCAGGGATGGTTCCAAGAAAATTGATAACTAtgtacaggagaaaaaaaaaccttattgtggcgatttattttcctttgcacaAATAGATAATAAATTCCTCTTGGTGATGATGAAATAATTCAGATTCTCTGTTTTTTCCTTGAATTTTGCCTTCCAAAAAAGAGGAGGTCAGATGGCAGGATTatgcttgtttttttatttctaattttcattacTTCTCtaagatatttttctaaaataaatattttaaataacataacatGTTTTCTAAAACAAGCAGGTTCTTCTCTTAGGATGAGGAAAAAAGTCGTTTTTAAAAAGGTAGGGAGGCAGAAGAAATTAAGGGAGCATCTGAGAGGTAGTTATTGAAGGTTaacatttaaaatccattctTAATATTTGAGACCATTCCATTTCTGGAATTCATTAAAATCTATTGATGTTTTTCATCAGTAATACTTTAATGTTTAGTTCTGCAGATATGAAGGAGTTATCGTGCTTTAAGATCTTTTGTTGACTTTTTCAATCAGGTTTGAAATGTCTCCAAGTCCGTTAACAAAGCCTTCTAACTGTCCCCATGCCCTTTATGTTTATTCCTAGGAACTGAAGGCTATTTACAAGCAGACTCACAAGAGCCCTCCCACTTTGATTCTCAGCAGCCTGCAATCTTGGAAGAAGAAGAGGTCATGATAGCTCATGCTCATCCACAGGAAGTCTACAATGAATACGTACCCAGAGGGTGCAAGAATAAATGCCATTCACATTTCCACGATACACTCGGCCAGTCAGATGATCTCATTCACCACCATCATGACTACCATCATATtctccatcatcaccaccaccaaaacCACCATCCTCACAGTCACAGCCAGCGCTACTCTCGGGAGGAGCTGAAAGATGCCGGCATCGCCACTCTGGCCTGGATGGTGATAATGGGCGATGGCCTGCACAATTTCAGCGATGGCCTAGCAAttggtatatatctatatatttgttCCTTGTTTCTGAAAATGTCACATTAAACACCTAGTCAAATTTTAACAAAGAATAGATTAGTTTAGATGAGGATATTAGTGACTTCcaagattataaaaatgttactttttcttttactgcTTTGACAatgaagtgctcaataaatattaggtaTGATTAAATGCTAGGAATTGTACCTAGCCCATTACCTAAATTGTAACTGTCAAAAGCTGTTCTTAAATTGCAAGTTCTTAATATCAGTCTTTAATTTGTATGGTGCatgaatgagatttttttttctccctatatGTTGAAGTTCCCTTATCAATAATataagtaatatttataaaagtaaaattatattttccatcATCTTTTATGCTAAAGGAATCTTCATACATCTAAGTCCAGTTACCAATCTCTATCCTATGAAGAATTATAGAACTTTTGCTAATAAATTGTTATACCACAATTGGGAGATAACAGAATACttacaaattttaataatttagtgCTGGAAGGAACCATGCAATGAGGCAGCTGAGGTCTGTAAAGGTGGTGCCACTTGCCCAAGGAGGCTGTGCTGTGTTATATCTAGGCCTGGCCTTGGCTCCCTGGGAGTCGAGTGCTCTTCCTCTTGTACTATATTATGCAGAGCTGAAACAGACAAAGGAGGAATGTCCAACTGCACAGTCGGCTGGAtgcggtagctcatgtctgtgatcccagcactttgggtggccaaggcaggaggatcgcttaagcccaggagttcaagaccagcctagacaacatagtgagaccttatctctacaaataaaaaaaaaaattagccaggcatggtggcacacgcctgtagtcccggctgcctggtaggctgaggtagatggaacgcttgagctcaggagtttgaggttctagtgagctatgatctcaccactatactccaacctggccaacagaatgaaaccctgtctctgaaaaaaagaaaaaaaaaaaaagcacagtcaTGGTTTATAATTGATTGTATAATATGTCAGCTTTTTAAAAGGGGACAGCTATTTGTCCTAGAGTTTTCTCACTGAAacagtgaaagaataaatgtaaacatCTAGTTACATAGTAAATTCCTCTGAGGCAAGTGAAACATGTTTATACCCTTGACAGGAGAGTTTTTTCCTAAACCTTTTaaacagtttattttatattcttgaatATGCCTTTTATATGGTAGCAGTTACTTGTATAACTTTATCCGCTCACTCTAAGGCATAGAAaaccttcccttctctttcatgCCTGATGTGCTCCTTTGGGAAATTTAGACCTCATGGAATGTACTCTAAGATTTCTTACAAAGAAGATACAGAGTTGGGTTGGGAAATTTCTGTTCATTCACAGCCAAAATACCGTTTTCTTGTTACCTCATTTTGCATACGGATAggattaaaaaacacacaaattagtgTAGCCAAACTTTTTCTGATTGATTTTTACACAGGTGCTGCTTTTACTGAAGGCTTATCAAGTGGTTTGAGTACTTCTGTTGCTGTGTTCTGTCATGAGTTGCCTCATGAATTAGGTAAGAGAACCACATAAATTGTATTTGCCAGGTGGGTGAAACGTTCTAGTGTTACTGGTTTTTGCTAATGGTAGTTCAGCAAGCTTCTTCATCAATTCCATGCCTTCTCATAAGTCTGCTAAGCAGCACACTGATGACATCAGGGATCATCTTCATACACACAAGGTGAATAAGACTACAGGATACAAAGGAATCATCTTCCATTAACAAAAGTCGAGAAAGAGAATCTCATTGGAATTGAAGGGAAGTGGATGAGTTGTGTTTTGAATATTGTTCTTCTTTGTCACTAGGCCTTAAAACCTTCCCTAGTTCTGGATCCCAGTTCACGtccttgtttttcttgttttagagatatattcacacacataccgctgatggccattttcacttttgTTCCTTGTTACACGTTCAGCCATTCCTTATAATCTTCAGCGTCTAATTTATGTTCCACATTCGAGTCCCATGAAGCCCCTCTCTTATTTCCATCTTCATGTGTCTCTTTTCTCCCTTTATAATTGTAGCATTAAACTCTTCAGCTCTTATTTATGCATTACCATTATCATTTGCTGATCATCTCATGTGTGTTCTCCACCCATTCCTCCCTTCTTTGTGGCCAAATTCCAAGCTCCTTGAAAACAGTGCAAGACcacaatattaaatttttagtatttatgaTTTTGACAAAGTATAagccttaaaaaatttttttggataaGATatctggccagatgcagtggctcacacctgtaatcccagcacttcgggaggccggggcagggggatcacctgaggtcagaagttcgaaagcaccctggtcaacatggtgaaaccccgtctccactaaaagtaaaaaaaattatccaggtgtggtggcatgcactgtagtcctagctactcaggaggctgaggcacaggaaaggcttgaacccaggaagcagaggttgcagtgagccaagatcagtgccactgcactccagcctggatgacagagcaagatgctgtctcaaaaaaaaaaaaaaaagtaggccgggcgcggtggctcaagcctgtaatcccagcactttgggaggccgaggcgggcggatcacgaggtcaggagatcgagaccatcctggctaacacggtgaaatcccgtctctactaaaaatacaaaaaaaaaaaattagccgggcgtgttggcgggcgcctgtagtcccagctactcgggaggctgaggcaggagaatggcgtgaacccgggaggcggagcttgcagtgagccgagatcgcaccactgcactccagtctgggagacaaagactccgtctcacaaaaaaaaaaaagaaaaaaaaaaaaaaaaaaaagtactttgtaCATCAAGTTGAATgatgaagaataaaaaggaaaaacaatagtTTCTACAGCTGTTAGGGTGATTTACTGAGTAACACTGCTTTAACCCTAGGtaattcttaattttgttttcttttccccctctcaaaaacactggaaaattttcttaaatctgGGAAGTATCTTGGTATGTGTCTTAAAAATGATTTCTCAAtga containing:
- the SLC39A6 gene encoding zinc transporter ZIP6 — translated: MARKLSVILILTFALSVTNPFHELKAAAFPQTTEKISPNWESGINVDLAITTRQYHLQQLFYRYGENNSLSVEGFRKLLQNIGIDKIKRIHIHHNHDHHSDHEHHSDHEHHSDHEHHSDHEHHSHRNHAASGKNKRKALCPDHDSDSSGKDPRNSQGKGAHRPEHPNGRRNVKDSVSASEVTSTVYNTVSEGTHFLETIETPRPGKLFPKDVSSSTPPSVTEKSRVSRLAGRKTNESVSEPRKGFMYSRNTNENPQECFNASKLLTSHGMGIQVPLNATEFNYLCPAIINQIDARSCLIHTSEKKAEIPPKTYSLQIAWVGGFIAISIISFLSLLGVILVPLMNRVFFKFLLSFLVALAVGTLSGDAFLHLLPHSHASHHHSHSHEEPAMEMKRGPLFSHLSSQNIEESAYFDSTWKGLTALGGLYFMFLVEHVLTLIKQFKDKKKKNQKKPENDDDVEIKKQLSKYESQLSTNEEKVDTDDRTEGYLQADSQEPSHFDSQQPAILEEEEVMIAHAHPQEVYNEYVPRGCKNKCHSHFHDTLGQSDDLIHHHHDYHHILHHHHHQNHHPHSHSQRYSREELKDAGIATLAWMVIMGDGLHNFSDGLAIGAAFTEGLSSGLSTSVAVFCHELPHELGDFAVLLKAGMTVKQAVLYNALSAMLAYLGMATGIFIGHYAENVSMWIFALTAGLFMYVALVDMVPEMLHNDASDHGCSRWGYFFLQNAGMLLGFGIMLLISIFEHKIVFRINF